The Vigna radiata var. radiata cultivar VC1973A chromosome 6, Vradiata_ver6, whole genome shotgun sequence DNA segment taggtgcagaaaaattatgagaaatgtcatgttcttcacaaaacttttcaaacatttcattttgaaattcaccACCATGGTCACTtctaatagattttattttccaatccttttcattttgaaccaaatttgcaaattttttaaattctttaaaagcTTCGTTTTTAAGCGTAAGAAAGAAAGTCCACATATATCTTGAATAATAATCCACAATAACTAAAGCATCATagtttccaccaaaactttttatCCTTAAGGGACTAAATAAATCCATGTGTAACAGTTCTAAGGGTTTTAAACTGGAAACAACATTTTTAGATTGAAAAGATGACTTTACTTGTTTACCCTTTTGACATGCATCACATAACTTGTCTTTCTCAAACTTTAGTTTTGGTAAAACAATTACTAAATCTCTAGAAATGAGTTTATTcaattgttgcatatgaatatgagtCGCACGCTTATGCCACAACCATGGATTTTCTTCATTCACAACCAAACATGAAATATTTCTATTTGAtgcattttctaaatcaatCAAGTAAATATTGTTATGTCTAATTCCTTTCAGAagaatcatttttataaattgtgcAAGAATTCTGTTCAAAAGTTACCTTGAGTCCTTTCTCGCACAGTTGACTAATGCTAATTAAATTGTGCCTTAATCCTTCCACATAGAGCACATCTTTGATCATCAAGGTATCTTTGCTTCCGATATCTCCTTTTCCAAGAACTATTCCTTTGTTGTTGCCACCATAGGTGACAAAGCCTTGTTCCTTTTTCCGgaagtttgtaaattttgtcTTGTCTCCGGTCATGTGTTTTGAACACCCACTATCAAGACACCACATGAACTTCTTTTGATAATTCCAGCAAAACAGAAGAACAAGCTACTTAGGTACCCAACTATTTTGTATAGGTCCTTTGGGTTAgatttttaaagttgttttgcaacccaaacatatctaccactagaaacaccataatgtttaattttacaCTTGTTTGAAGTATGACcttttatcatataataaaaacatgaaatattatatGTGTTTCTATGAACGGTTCCCTTTTCTACCCAAGTCCTATGGGTtttgtaattatgtttattttttattttaggaacatatttgtttttaacaaccttattttgattaattttactACACCCTCCTAAGGTTGTGTTGTCTAGTAATTTCCCTTGATTGACACAAGATTCACATTTATTACTACTTatatatttacctttttcatcaaataagattttatttttcaaatttttattttcttcaaaactattttcaaaatttgtttttaaatttttgttttccttagaaagattttcaacatttaatttcaaatcattattttcttcaagaatgttttcaaatttaaattttaattctttaaattcctttttcaatttcttatgagctaTATCTAACTTTtcagattcaattaataaaGTAGCATATGTTTCATACAATTCATTTTCACcatattgactataattatcTGAATAGCTAGAATTACTTGGCTAGCATTGTTGTCATTCATTAAACatgttggcttcttcatcaGACTCGCTCAAATCAGAAATTGTCTCGTTGTCATCCTCCCATGCAATGTAgaccttctttttcttgaagtttttcttttccttcttctcttcaccCTTCTATTGATTTATGCAGTCAGCTTTTAAATGCCCATTTTCTCCACAGCCGTAGCATCGGTAATTTGAGGTAGATccttggttttctttcttttcatatcGAAATCTTCCTTTACCTCTTGATTTCATAAACTTGTTCAACCTTTTGATCACAAGactcaaattttcttcatcctctgagtcttcatcttctattCTACTTTTGCTTCTTTCGACTTCGCATTTGAAAGCCAGtgtctttttcttatttttggcTTCTTCTTCATCGAGTCTTTCGAGGTCAAGCTCATGCTCCCTCAATTTTCCAAATAGTGTCGCCATAGTTATTGtattgagattttgtgactcagaaaTCGCAGTCACTTTCGGTTGCCACGACTTGTCTagagatttcaaaattttgatgtttagcacatcattttcaaatgacttacctagtccaatgaggtgattgacaatgttggtgaagcTCTTCTGAACATATgagattgtttctccttgcttcacgTCATCTGTTCCTTCGTGAGTCACTCTCAGTATTTCCCTCATCTCTTGAGCAGTTTTACAAACAGAGAccctataaaactcatcaatcGTTAGAGCAGATGCAATGATGTTTCGAGCCtttacatcattttgaactcttttctttttataaccaGTCCACTGAgcacggggctttggttcctgcaaattgttagtaggaaTAGATGGAccacaatcaatagactcaataaaaatttgcattctaaccttccagaatgcatagttttcacctttgaataaaggtggtctattgatcGAGGCACCCTTTGCAAAtgtttgatatgatcctgccatttgaataactatcaaatcaaGCTTTGATGCCAATTATCAAAGCGTCTGAAacggaatggttagcgtggaataataAACCAAGAGGGGAGGTGAATTGGTTCTTAATCAAAATGTGTgccttttaaaatttcttctcaattttcttacttagcaaataataaatataaataacaaaagtaaggtagagagaaatttgcacaggtAGATTTTGTattggttcggatcttaccaatcctacgtccactTGCTAATCCAAAACAGATTAACTTTctactatcacaaaacaattacaaataaaaatcacaCAGAAAAAAATCAACATGCACCATAGATCAACAGAGCAATTACTTTCTTGGTTTCAACATCCACCATAAATCACCACAGAGGtttcaagaaaataataaccaaggatgaaccagctatttcTCTATCACTGTAGTTGCAAAGTACTAGCA contains these protein-coding regions:
- the LOC106764054 gene encoding uncharacterized protein LOC106764054 isoform X1 translates to MAGSYQTFAKGASINRPPLFKGENYAFWKVRMQIFIESIDCGPSIPTNNLQEPKPRAQWTGYKKKRVQNDVKARNIIASALTIDEFYRVSVCKTAQEMREILRVTHEGTDDVKQGETISYVQKSFTNIVNHLIGLGKSFENDVLNIKILKSLDKSWQPKVTAISESQNLNTITMATLFGKLREHELDLERLDEEEAKNKKKTLAFKCEVERSKSRIEDEDSEDEENLSLVIKRLNKFMKSRGKGRFRYEKKENQGSTSNYRCYGCGENGHLKADCINQ